The genomic interval GTAAGGGAAAAACTTAGATATCACTATTTTAAGTGCAATAAAAAATTGTACTTTACTGGTGCTCTCCAGCATAATTTATCGTCTCTTGATTTGCAACAGGAGATGAGGTTAACGTACTGATGGACGCTCTGAACACCTTGTCCAGTTCTGAGGAGAAGTTGGCAGCTTTATGCAAGAAATATGCAGATTTGGTGAGAAGTCCTGTGCACTTGCTACCGACATATATATCAGTGTCTGAGTTTAGGAAGTGCAGGTTCAAACAAAACTTTCATAGCATTGGGCTTCAGTGGGTTTAGTGAAGTTCTGAAAAGGTGATGCATTAAATTACAGTACAGTAGTAATGTTTGATAACTAAAAAGTAATAGCTAGTGGTTATTGCTGTTTAAAGTGTACATATCCCTTGTGTATCTCATGCCTTTACCCAAGATGCAGTTGCTCTAAGTTGCAGTTGAATGAAGTTGAAGTTGCAGTGACTTGTATGCCTGGTTTTCCTGGTAGCTGGAGGAGAGTCGTGGCATGCAGAAGCAGATGAaggggctgcagaagcagcaggcGCAGATGGTGAAGGAGAAGGCCCAGCTTCAGGGGGAGCACAGTAAAGCCGTCCTGGCCCGCAGTAAGCTGGAGAACCGGTGCAGGGAGCTTCAGCGCCACAATAGGGCCCTCAAGGTAAGGTATCGTGATCCCTTTCGGTTCCTCTCCTACACTCTGTGCCTCACAGTCACCAAACTGCGATGTGTACCTCCTGTACTGGACAGGAGGAGAACACCCTGAAATCCCGGGAGTACGATGAGAGGCGCAAGGAGGCCACCCTCCACTTCCAGGCGACACTCAGTGAAATAGAGGAGCAAATGGAACAGCACAGCACCCACAACACTAGATTGCAGCAGGAGAACCTGGAGCTGGCTGATAAGCTGAAGAAGCTTGTTGAGCAGTATGAGCTCAGGGAGGAGGTGAGGGAGAGAACCTGGAGAAAGAGGTGATGGTTGGTAAACTGGTAAACCCCTTAGGGCCTGGTGGCTTGTCCAGCTGACCTCACTGTAGGTGTGTGACACCTGGGGGTTTATAATGTGTGACTATGCTGCGTGAAAGTGTGAAGAGACTAATGTCAGCCTTATGTAGCCGTGTGCAGAGCTACGGTTCCCACAGCTGCCCTGTCTTCCCCGCAGCAAGTGGACAGTGTGTTCAAGCAGAAGGATGAAGAGCAGCAGCTGCTGGATTCCAAGCTGCAGAAGACCACGGAGCTGCTCAGGAAGTCGGAGGAGAAGCACCTTAGAGAAATAGACTTTGTGAGTGCCACAAGAGATCTAGTTCACATGTTGATTAGAACTACCATACACACAAGACTGCAAGGCCATAATTCTGATGCTGTAAtgtggaaatattttgtatttgaaTTCAGTAAtacagagcaaaaaaaaatgcaaattacaAGAAATTGAGCCTTTGCAGTCAGATTTGTCATTTATGCACTTACAGCTCTTTGGAACATGATATTGTCATGTTATGAAGCTGATAGGTGTTTTACCTTCCTAGCCTTTAGCTTAGTGGTTGATTTACACatggaatgagtcagatgcagtcCTTTAATTCCTCACACCATAGGTTTTTCATGCACATCGTTGTGGAATAGGGATGCCGTTCCACTGATTTTTGTGTCTGAGATACTGAGCTAAAAGTACAGTGTACAAAGTACAGTGTAGATACCATGATGGTAGGAGAACTCTGGTCTGCGTGCAGTGctaatgtgtgtgcatgtagaCCTGGGTGTGTCATCCTTGGTGCGACTTGCCGTCCCCTTTTCAGCTCCTGAAGGAAGCTACAGAGTCCAGACACCTGTGTGAGCTGATGAAGGAGCAGGAGTCCCAACTCAAGCAGCAGGTACCAGAGAGGAGCTACAAGCCTTAGGCTGCCGAACCCAAACACAGGACAATACTGCCATCTGTATACTGCATAACAGTATTGTTTACATTGGATAAACCTGAAAAATTACCCTGGATACAACAAAAACTGTTCATACTGGATAGCCCTGTACATCATTGTACTGGAGTACAGGGACCCCAGATGGTCCCACCTTCCCAGTTCCcagaggactggtttgagaaacactggactAGAACACAGACAAAACTAGGTGGTATTTTTGGAATGTTTTCGTTTTTTGTTTGGGCAAAAATAATTAAAGGCTTGCATCTATCTATGATGTCGTTGTACGTGATGCAGGACAAAATGTTTACTCATTTTTATTAGTGTAATTAATATACAATGGAACATTGCTGTATATAAATACAACGTTATCTCCAGTTATGAGGGCTTGCTGTGTGCATGATACACCAGTCTGTGCCTCCTATTCTTTGTTTTAGCTTTCCTTTTACATGGACAAGTTTGAGGATTTCCAGAGTACGCTTTCTAAAAGCAATGAGATGTTCACCGCCTTCAGGCAAGAGATGGAGAAGGTAGGCAGGCTTGGAGATGGTACAGTTGTGTGGGTTTGTAAAGTCTGAGCTGAGATTGCATTGCGGGTCTATGACTGACCTGCACTCCCCATTCTCATTACCAAGATGACCAAAAAGATCaagaagctggagaaggagaCGACGATGTGGCGCGGAAAATGGGAGAGCAGCAGCCAGGCAGTGCTGCAGATGGCTGAGGAGGTGAGCGTCCTCCTGCACTGGCGATATACAAGGCTGCTCTGCCAGTAGGTGTAGTTCTGTCTTTAGTGCTAAGAAACAGGGCTGACCTTGTGAGCCACTCAGTCTGGATGTGAGAAAATCCAGACTCCACATTAAGCAATAAGCACACGCTGGCCTGCTCAGAGATACAGAAAGGTACAGGTCTGACGTAGTCTGTTTCTACACACAACTCATTTGCAGGCTACATGTTAAACTGCAGGCGCACAATTTATCTAAGTTTCGAGCAAACTTGTACCAGCCAATATGTGTTTCCTGCCCTGGATTCTTGGCTTCAGGGCTCAGTTTGAGGTGCATATCCACAGCTTAAGGTTGCAGTCTGACACATGCCTACTTCTGAATTTCAGTATATGACTAGCAGACATTATGACCTTTGCTAGACTGGCCGGGTAAGACCCAAACATGATCGCCTGTTACTCGTGTCTAAGGGATCTGTATTGACTCTGTGCCCTTTCAGAAAACTCTGCGAGACAGACACTACGCCTCACTCCATGCCAAACTGGAGCGACTGGAGAGGCTGTGCAGGGCCCTGCAGAAGGAACGCAATGACCTGACTCGGAAGGTGGAAGTCCAACACGGCCCACAGACCGAGCCTGGCTTGGTTGACCTGGGCCATTTTGAACCTGAGCCAGAAGACCCTACGGCCAAATCAGACCCACAGCCCTCTGAAGGGGAGGTGGCAGAGAGGGGGCCTGAAAGAGGGGGGGTAGGGTTGGATCCCACTGCGCCTGAGCAAACTTAGAAGGATTTGAAATTCCCTTCCCCATCTAAGTGAAGGTTCCAGCCAACTAAATCTGGCCCGTGGAGAGTCTTTTGTGTAGTAAAATTTACTACGCTTTTCCTTGAAGATAATTATTTTTACTCACCCTTTTTTCCactattgtgttttatttagaGATTTTATGCTATTTAAGAATGCCGTGATTCAGAATCTATAGGATTTTACTTtagaattttgtatttttttttgtacattttcctATCCAGCCTCATTTTGGGTGTGCCATAATAAAATGGGCAGCATACAGATGCATCTATttccaaaatgaaaatgtgaaagAAACTGCAAACATGAAGAAATTTGGCTGTATGTCTCCACTATGATTTTCCCATCAGTGCTGATGGTCAAGCAGAACATACTGAACAGTCAACATCATCACCCCATAATCCTATAATTAATTCCTCAGTTCTTAAGTGTTTTGCTGCCTTAACTTTTGACCAATAAGATACCAAGACATAGAAAGAATGCGACAGAAAAGTATAGTTTAAATTaatgtataaatgaacttgtCTATGCTGtttgattaaaaatgtattgttCTTAATCAGTGTCAGCCTTTGTGGATACCACAAGTATGTTTTATTTCACTAGTCCTACTTTCCCATACTGGGGAAATCTTTGTATTTGGATTCTTTGTAATGGAAGTACTGGATGCATTTCTGTTATTGTTTCCTTATAAGTTGGAATCGCAGTCTGATTTTGGCATGGTTCTTGGGACCGTTACAAAGAAGCACCGTACTGTGTCAGTCTTGATGATATTGTAAAACCATGAGGTGAATTGATAGAGAGATGCTGTTCTTTGTGATCTCCACCCAGCTAGCAGTGCAGTCTACCGTCGGCTATAGTGACATGAAGCTTCTCTATTACCTTTATCTGTGGAATGTTTTGTGAAAGAAGTTTGGTTTAATCACCTATGAGTGTACTACAGGCACTGTAATTACTAGGAAAGAACAAATTTGACCatatcatttatatatttataataaatgcCAAGTCTGAATTTCAGTAgaatttctttaaaaatcatttaGTTATACCACAGATATGCACATATTTCTCAATTTGTATGTTTAATAAAAAGGGCATATTGTCAGCAAGGTCATTTACATCAACCTTTACAAAAAATAAGGGGCTATTATATGTTTTATGCAACTTGTAAAAGGTCTTTGTGTAAGGTTCAGGTGAATGTTTTATCATCAACAAAGCATTACTTCAGTCAGTTCCTGATTGTTTTTCTGCTTAAGTTAGCCACAACTGTGaaatttaattctgttttaCCCAGCTTTTACCGAGTAGTTTTTGTGTGACATATGTTTACTTGAAACTTTGATTCATTATCGACCTTTTGAGCAGCTAGTTGGGTTTTGATTTTTATCAATGTTCCCCTTTTGTTAATGAACACTTTGTAATAACAGCAAATGAATAATATTTCTTTACATGCCAAGGAGAACATCACGGAAGGGAGGccactctcctgaagaccaatgATTCCTGCTGATTTTCACGAGCTGATTTTTCATTACTTGATACTGTCACTAAAATCAAGCTGCTGTTTTGCAATGAGGGAACTGATACCTACATTCCAGAAGTTTGCCATCTGTTCTGCCTACTTGGAATTTTCCCTTTCCTTCTCAGGTTTTGCAAGAAATCTACCTCTGACAACGTACACAAGCAACTTGGAGAATACTTGGAATACTTTaaagaactgttttttttttttttttttccacaattaGTCCATGTTCCTGTGAGATTGTAAAATATTCTGCCACATCCCCTGCTTTTCAATAAATTATCTTAATCAGACAAACAAATCAGTAATTGCATTTGGATGTATTTTAATAAGATGTCTTAGACCATAATACAGTTCCCAGACCCACTCtggaatataaaaaaacaatagcAGATTTGTTCAGTTCAACTGATAAATAGAGAACACGATTTTAAAAAGGTCTtgcaaaacattttattgggGTTAACGCAGGTTTTACACAAAAAGAGAGACTATGAAATTCATCTATACTTGAATGTATTTTACAACATGAACTGAAATAAGCTCACTGCTGGTATCTTCAGGTTTGGGCTTGCCTGGAAGATGATTAAACGAGTCGGAGAAAAACAATGTTGTGCGGTACTTCAGACCACTGTGATCCAAGGGGCTCCAGAAGTTTCCATCTACAAAGTCACACTGCAGTGATGAAGGAATTAGGAGCTCTGTGCCTCCAGCTCTGACACAGGGGCGTCTGGTTCTTCGTCGTTGTAGATATTCTCCGCCTGCACAAACCGCAGCATAACAGTCAAGAGAcagaataacaataaaaatgttaCTAACGCCAGATTTGGCGATTAACGTAAC from Paramormyrops kingsleyae isolate MSU_618 chromosome 16, PKINGS_0.4, whole genome shotgun sequence carries:
- the LOC111850247 gene encoding alpha-taxilin-like isoform X4, whose protein sequence is MATCSDNRVAVNAETVQGLSLRCSHHSRGSGEEMPSSSEDSREETSGHRDLADSKKPQDKKELGDEVNVLMDALNTLSSSEEKLAALCKKYADLLEESRGMQKQMKGLQKQQAQMVKEKAQLQGEHSKAVLARSKLENRCRELQRHNRALKEENTLKSREYDERRKEATLHFQATLSEIEEQMEQHSTHNTRLQQENLELADKLKKLVEQYELREEQVDSVFKQKDEEQQLLDSKLQKTTELLRKSEEKHLREIDFLLKEATESRHLCELMKEQESQLKQQLSFYMDKFEDFQSTLSKSNEMFTAFRQEMEKMTKKIKKLEKETTMWRGKWESSSQAVLQMAEEKTLRDRHYASLHAKLERLERLCRALQKERNDLTRKVEVQHGPQTEPGLVDLGHFEPEPEDPTAKSDPQPSEGEVAERGPERGGVGLDPTAPEQT
- the LOC111850247 gene encoding alpha-taxilin-like isoform X6 — its product is MPSSSEDSREETSGHRDLADSKKPQDKKELGDEVNVLMDALNTLSSSEEKLAALCKKYADLLEESRGMQKQMKGLQKQQAQMVKEKAQLQGEHSKAVLARSKLENRCRELQRHNRALKEENTLKSREYDERRKEATLHFQATLSEIEEQMEQHSTHNTRLQQENLELADKLKKLVEQYELREEQVDSVFKQKDEEQQLLDSKLQKTTELLRKSEEKHLREIDFLLKEATESRHLCELMKEQESQLKQQLSFYMDKFEDFQSTLSKSNEMFTAFRQEMEKMTKKIKKLEKETTMWRGKWESSSQAVLQMAEEKTLRDRHYASLHAKLERLERLCRALQKERNDLTRKVEVQHGPQTEPGLVDLGHFEPEPEDPTAKSDPQPSEGEVAERGPERGGVGLDPTAPEQT
- the LOC111850247 gene encoding alpha-taxilin-like isoform X3, producing MGSYAVHKRNAVPKKQTRRGLSLRCSHHSRGSGEEMPSSSEDSREETSGHRDLADSKKPQDKKELGDEVNVLMDALNTLSSSEEKLAALCKKYADLLEESRGMQKQMKGLQKQQAQMVKEKAQLQGEHSKAVLARSKLENRCRELQRHNRALKEENTLKSREYDERRKEATLHFQATLSEIEEQMEQHSTHNTRLQQENLELADKLKKLVEQYELREEQVDSVFKQKDEEQQLLDSKLQKTTELLRKSEEKHLREIDFLLKEATESRHLCELMKEQESQLKQQLSFYMDKFEDFQSTLSKSNEMFTAFRQEMEKMTKKIKKLEKETTMWRGKWESSSQAVLQMAEEKTLRDRHYASLHAKLERLERLCRALQKERNDLTRKVEVQHGPQTEPGLVDLGHFEPEPEDPTAKSDPQPSEGEVAERGPERGGVGLDPTAPEQT
- the LOC111850247 gene encoding alpha-taxilin-like isoform X5, producing the protein MDATEVCGVDVLVQGLSLRCSHHSRGSGEEMPSSSEDSREETSGHRDLADSKKPQDKKELGDEVNVLMDALNTLSSSEEKLAALCKKYADLLEESRGMQKQMKGLQKQQAQMVKEKAQLQGEHSKAVLARSKLENRCRELQRHNRALKEENTLKSREYDERRKEATLHFQATLSEIEEQMEQHSTHNTRLQQENLELADKLKKLVEQYELREEQVDSVFKQKDEEQQLLDSKLQKTTELLRKSEEKHLREIDFLLKEATESRHLCELMKEQESQLKQQLSFYMDKFEDFQSTLSKSNEMFTAFRQEMEKMTKKIKKLEKETTMWRGKWESSSQAVLQMAEEKTLRDRHYASLHAKLERLERLCRALQKERNDLTRKVEVQHGPQTEPGLVDLGHFEPEPEDPTAKSDPQPSEGEVAERGPERGGVGLDPTAPEQT
- the LOC111850247 gene encoding alpha-taxilin-like isoform X2; translated protein: MATCSDNRVAVNAETVQIMDATEVCGVDVLVQGLSLRCSHHSRGSGEEMPSSSEDSREETSGHRDLADSKKPQDKKELGDEVNVLMDALNTLSSSEEKLAALCKKYADLLEESRGMQKQMKGLQKQQAQMVKEKAQLQGEHSKAVLARSKLENRCRELQRHNRALKEENTLKSREYDERRKEATLHFQATLSEIEEQMEQHSTHNTRLQQENLELADKLKKLVEQYELREEQVDSVFKQKDEEQQLLDSKLQKTTELLRKSEEKHLREIDFLLKEATESRHLCELMKEQESQLKQQLSFYMDKFEDFQSTLSKSNEMFTAFRQEMEKMTKKIKKLEKETTMWRGKWESSSQAVLQMAEEKTLRDRHYASLHAKLERLERLCRALQKERNDLTRKVEVQHGPQTEPGLVDLGHFEPEPEDPTAKSDPQPSEGEVAERGPERGGVGLDPTAPEQT
- the LOC111850247 gene encoding alpha-taxilin-like isoform X1 is translated as MGSYAVHKRNAVPKKQTRRIMDATEVCGVDVLVQGLSLRCSHHSRGSGEEMPSSSEDSREETSGHRDLADSKKPQDKKELGDEVNVLMDALNTLSSSEEKLAALCKKYADLLEESRGMQKQMKGLQKQQAQMVKEKAQLQGEHSKAVLARSKLENRCRELQRHNRALKEENTLKSREYDERRKEATLHFQATLSEIEEQMEQHSTHNTRLQQENLELADKLKKLVEQYELREEQVDSVFKQKDEEQQLLDSKLQKTTELLRKSEEKHLREIDFLLKEATESRHLCELMKEQESQLKQQLSFYMDKFEDFQSTLSKSNEMFTAFRQEMEKMTKKIKKLEKETTMWRGKWESSSQAVLQMAEEKTLRDRHYASLHAKLERLERLCRALQKERNDLTRKVEVQHGPQTEPGLVDLGHFEPEPEDPTAKSDPQPSEGEVAERGPERGGVGLDPTAPEQT